CATATAGGTTATCGAATGTCCTTAACTTAATTGATAGCCAATCAATGCTGATAACCTCACCAACGGTGTTACCAACTTTAATAGAATCACCCACTGAAACAGCCCGTTCACCAAGCAAGAACATTCCACTAATGATATTGGACATAGATGTCTGGGACGCAAACCCAATGGCTACCGATAGCACGCCAGCAGCACCCAAAAGTACGCCCAGTTCAAACCCCATCTGTTTTAAGGAGGCAATTAGAAACAACGTTAAAACCCCGTAAAATACCAAGCGCTTTACAACAAGGCTATTGGCAATTGAGAATCGTTCTTCTAAGAACGACGAGCCTTTGTTTGACACGATTTTAGCGATGACAAACCCAAAGAGAAGCAACAATGCGGCATAAATATAAGGCTTTAAGGTCACAATAGTTTTCCTGGAAGTTAGTTACGAGAACAACATATCAATAGTTTTAGACAGTAACCGAGACTGATCTGCGACTCTCGGTTCTCCTATTTTCTTGGCGCTTTCCAATGCGGGATGTAGTGCTTTTTCAATCGAAACCTGGGTTTTCTTCTGATCCACTTCTCGTAATATTGAGAGTGTTTGCGTCCATAATTCATTGTTTTTATTACAATATACCGTTAAATAGTCACAAGGTATCGATATCTTTTCAAGCTTCAGATTATCATTACCATTATTAGTGATTTTTACAGGCGTGATAATCCTGCTTGCTCGTTTCGGTAAGGCACTCAGATCAATTCGACCACTAAATCGACTAGCGTAAGAGAGCTCTCCAATATGGGGTTTGGGACCAAACCATGTATCAGAGAGCTT
This genomic window from Alkalimarinus sediminis contains:
- a CDS encoding mechanosensitive ion channel family protein, encoding MTLKPYIYAALLLLFGFVIAKIVSNKGSSFLEERFSIANSLVVKRLVFYGVLTLFLIASLKQMGFELGVLLGAAGVLSVAIGFASQTSMSNIISGMFLLGERAVSVGDSIKVGNTVGEVISIDWLSIKLRTFDNLYVRLPNEAIIKTEMINMSRFKIRRFDLMISVAYQEDLALVKDVLFNLVTKDTACLDDPEPQVIVDGFGDSGVNIRLAVWAKSEEFLKFKSSMNEKVKAAFDNAGIEIPFPHISLYAGEKSLPLEVAVTQRQQTES